GCCGGGCCAGGGCATCCTGCGCGCCGGGCAGCAGGCGCGTGCCCTCGTAGAACACGCCGCCCAGGTCCAGCAGTACGGTATGCAGCTTCATCACGCAGGCCTCCGGCCAGCCGGGCTGGCGGCGCGGGTTCCGCCCGCTGCGGCCTCCTTCTTCCCGGCTCGATTCTAGTGGTGGTGACCGGTCGTGTGTGGCGCCGGCGGCGGCCCATCCGGATGGACATGGCCGACATGGGGCAAGGCGCCGAGCACCGTCCACAGGCCGAAGCCCACCAGCAGGGCGCCGCTCAGGCGCCGCCCACGGCTGCCGCGCAGGTGGCGCAGCAGCCCGGCTGCGGTACCGCCGGCCAGCAGGATCGCCGGCAACGTGCCAAGGCCGAAGCCGGCCATGACCAGGGCGCCGTTGTCGGGGCTGCCGCTGGCCAGCGCCAGGGCCAGCATGCTGTACACCAGGCCGCACGGCAGCCAGCCCCACAGCGCGCCGACCGTCAGCGCCGCCAGCGGTCCGCGCGGCGGCAGCAGGCCGCCGAGGGCCGGCGTCAGGCGCGTCCACAGCCGGGCACCCAGGGCTTCGATCCGCAGCAGGCCGCGCCAGCGCAGGGCGAGCGTCAGGCCCACCGCCACCAGCAGCGCGCCGAACACGATCCGCAGGGCCAGCCCCAGCCGCAGCAGGTCCAGGCCCCGGCCGAGCAGCGCGCCGCCGCCGCCGGCCAGCGCGCCGGCCAAGCCGTAGCTCAGCACTCGGCCGGTGCTCAGCAGCAGGGCAGTCAGCGGCGCCGGTCCGCGGCCGGCGCCGGCCAGCGCGGCGCTGATGCCGCCGCACATGGCCAGGCAATGGCCGCTGCCGGCCAGGCCCGCCAGCAGCGCCGCGGCGAAACCGAGTTCAGGGCCGGGGCTGATCATCGTTCGGTGGCTCGGATCGGGGTGGCTGCGTCTCGTCGTCGTGCAGGATGCGCCACGCCGGGCTGTCGAGGTCATCGAACTGGCCGCTGCGCATGGCCCAGAAGAACACCGCCACGGCGATGCCCACCAGCAGCAGGGTGACCGGGACCAGGAAGAACAGGCTTTCCATCGGGCGCGGCTAGGCGAGCCGGGGCTCGGCCTGTGCGAGTGTGTTTGCGCGCGGTAAGCGCAGCAGGCGCAGGCTGTTGCCGACCACCAGCGCCGAACTTGCGGACATGCCCAGCGCCGCCAGCCAGGGCGGCACCAGGCCGGCGGCCGCCAGCGGGATGGCGAGCAGGTTGTAGACCGCCGCCCAGGCGAGGTTCTGGCGCACCACGGCCAGCGTGCGCCGGGCGGTGTCGATGCCGTCCAGCAGTGGTGCCAGACGCTCGCCCAGCAGCAGCAGATCGGCTTGCGAGTGCGCCAGCGCGGCGCCGC
This Immundisolibacter cernigliae DNA region includes the following protein-coding sequences:
- the ccoS gene encoding cbb3-type cytochrome oxidase assembly protein CcoS, which translates into the protein MESLFFLVPVTLLLVGIAVAVFFWAMRSGQFDDLDSPAWRILHDDETQPPRSEPPNDDQPRP
- a CDS encoding sulfite exporter TauE/SafE family protein, giving the protein MISPGPELGFAAALLAGLAGSGHCLAMCGGISAALAGAGRGPAPLTALLLSTGRVLSYGLAGALAGGGGALLGRGLDLLRLGLALRIVFGALLVAVGLTLALRWRGLLRIEALGARLWTRLTPALGGLLPPRGPLAALTVGALWGWLPCGLVYSMLALALASGSPDNGALVMAGFGLGTLPAILLAGGTAAGLLRHLRGSRGRRLSGALLVGFGLWTVLGALPHVGHVHPDGPPPAPHTTGHHH